Within uncultured Fibrobacter sp., the genomic segment GTGAACAGGCCCTCGACATCGCCGAAACCCTCGTACGTTCCGGCGCCATCGACATCATCGTCATCGACTCCGTGGCAGCCCTCGTTCCGCAGGCAGAAATCAACGGCGAAATGGGCGACAATCACGTCGGTCTGCAGGCCCGCCTCATGAGCCAGGCCCTGCGTAAGCTCACCGGCATTCTCTCGAAGTCCAACACCTGCATGCTGTTCATCAACCAGCTGCGTATGAAGATCGGCGTCATGTTCGGCAACCCCGAAACGACTACCGGCGGTAACGCCCTGAAGTTCTACGCCACGCAGCGTATCGACATCCGCCGCATTGCCGCCATCAAGGACGGCGAAGAAGTCATCGGTAACCGCACCCGCGTCAAGGTGGTCAAGAACAAGGTTGCAGCACCGTTTACCCAGTGCGAATTCGACATCCTTTACGGTTGCGGCATTTCCCGCGAAGCTTCTATCCTCGACCTCGCTACCGAACTCGACATTATTCAGAAGAGCGGTTCCTGGTTCAGCTACAACAACGAACGCATCGGCCAGGGTCGTGAAAACACCCGCCTGTTCCTGAAGGACAACACGGAACTCTGCAACGAAATCGAACAGAAGATCCGCGAAAGCATGAAGGACGTGGAACTGTTCAAGCTGAACGAAGGTGATTCCATCGAAGCTGACGACAGCGAGACTGTGAGCGTCGAAGAAGATGCTTAAGGCGAATCCTCTAGCGACTAGGCTTTAAGCAACTCATCCGACACTTCGACAAGCTCGGTGCTACACTCCGACCAGCGAACTTGCGAAGCTTAAGATCCTTCGACTTAGACACTTCGTGTCTTCGCTCAGGATAACACACCAAACCTTTCTTCCTGAAAAAATAAACCCCGACCTGTCCTTTAGCCATTGGGATTGGTCGGGGTTTTCTTATTAATCCTTGAAACAGCGGACCGGGAACATATAATCTTCGGGATTTCCTCCTATAATAGCACTATCCCTGTACAAAAGGAACATCATCACATAGCCACTAGATTCATTATGGTCAGTGGACCAAAATCCAGTTATATCAGGATCATGGAAAGAGTATGGACATGTTTTATCAAAATAAGAACAATGTTCAGTACCCCATCCCGAAGCAAGCGCACTAAAGCCATACGTGTCCAAAGCGCTGTCAGAACCCGCAAAGCCTTTCGCCTGCATCGCATAAGGGGAATCGCCCATATAACCATACAGAGTTTTCCATTCATTTTCATCAGGAATATGCCACCCCTCAGGGCAAACGCCGCGGGCCGGTTTTGCCGTAACACGGCATTCAGTTCCACTCGACAGCAGACAATCCACGCCTTCTGAATATTCTAAACCAGCGTCTACAGCGGCATACCATTTGTAAAAACGTCCATATATTTCGCAGCTATCCGAACCACATCCATTAGCATAGCTATCAGAATACACCACATGCGGATATTCATAATTCAAATTCTCCGCCATGACGACTTGGTTACCTATGGTTTCAATTCTGTACGTCTTACCGTCTCGTTCATCCACAAGCGTTCCGGAGTTCTTCTCGATATCGAACACCCAGCCATCAGTTGTGCAGGTATAATAAGAAAGCTGATCCTCTGGAGAATAGGATTCCCCCTCATTGTAAGAAGCACACCCCTTATGTAAATCAATCTCGTCCACGTCGGCATATCTGAATGCACCGTTGTCGCAAACATACATTTTCCCTGAAACACGACCCGTTTTAAGGGCACTGTTGCTATAATAGCCGCCCGTCTTACAAGAATCGCGGGATTCAAAGGTGTCGTTATAGAGTTCGGAGGCTTTTTCCCAGCTTCCCCTGCAATAGTAGTAATCACCCTTATATTTAAAGGTTGAGTAGCCGTTTTCTAGGCATGCGTACCCGCCATCCACTTCGTGCACAAAAACAGAATCCAGGTATGTCCCAAGACGCCAATTGTCATTTTGATAGACATACGTAGTCGCGGTATTTATGATGCCATTACGCACATCGCCGTCGTCAAAATCGTGTCCCCAGCCCATCGTATCTTTTTCAATATCTGTAGCCACACGCCATTTTGCGCTGTCGGCATCCACGCAGATAAAGCGGATTGAACCACCCTTGCCGTTAATAGCCGCATAATCAGGCGCATTGTAGTTGGACTTTGCATTCGTCACCTGTTTCACATACCCCACCGGGGTCGAATCAGAGCCGCACACGCCAAGACCATTTTCGACACTCGCGAACCGGCGCATAAACTTTTCAAAGTGCGGAACCTCTTTCGTAAGTCCCCAGCCCTCCACATTGCTACGGTACAGAGCCAGTTTCCCTGCATCATCCCCCGTGGTCACCCAGTCGGCAATCGTCGCCTTGACTGCGGCGGCACCGTTTCCATTCCATTTTCCATCCGTTTCCATATCCCCCGAGACGTCTGTCAAGAGCACCGAAAGGTCCGTTTCGCTCGAGTCCCTCTGCAGCAAGATGGAAATGGCGAGGAGCGCCGCATCGGCATCGGTCTTGCCAAACACATCCAAATCTTCGGATTCGCCCTTGAGTCCCGCCGTATCGAAATGGAACTGCTTGAAGATTTCCCCCTGAGCCTGTTTCTTTGCTGCACGGACCGTCATATTCTTCTGCGTCACCAAGTTATATACGCGGTCCTTTTCAAGGTGTGTCAGCAGGTTAACGTTTGCGGACTTACGCATAAGCATATTGGTGTAGGCCTGCAACTTGATATTTGTCGCGGTAGGCTTTCCCGTCACCTCGTTCCTGTACTTGCCATCCACCACAATTAGGGCATATTGGCTCACAAGGTCACGCGACTGGAACCGGTAACGTCCGCTGTCGCTCGTGATGACGCTCGTAAAGTTACCGTTCGTCTGTTTGAGGGTATGCCCGTCGGAAAGTTCATAAAGATAGACCGAAGAACCCTTGAGGAAAGGTCCCTTCTGCGAAAAGCCCGTCAAAGTATCCAGCGAAATCGCAATTTTTTCGGAGTCGAGTTCCAAGGTATCAACAATATCAGAGCCACCCTTTGTACCCAAGTTCAAAACAACGGACTTTTCACCGCACTTGATGGTCACCGTGGAATCGGTCTGTTCGACAATAGAGCAGCCTGTTCCGGTATCACCCTTATCTCCAGTTTCACCTTTTTCGCCCTGCTCGCCCGGGTCGCCTTTTTCACCTTGAATTCCCTGTTCACCCTGCTTACCCGTTTTTCCCTGTTTTCCTTGTTCGCCCGGAATCCCTTGCTCCCCCTGGATTCCCGGTTCTCCCTTTTCACCTTGAACACCTTGCTCGCCGGCATCGCCCTTGTCGCCTTTCTCACCTTGAATGCCTTGAGCGCCTTCCTTGCCGTTGTACACAACGCCGATGGAATCCCCGTTACAGATAATCTTTAAACCACTCTTGTCCTTGAGTTCCTTGGTCTTGCAGGAAAATTCATTGTCAGAGGTATCTTTGACAACCGTCGCAAACCACTTGCCGTCCACGCACACGCGCACCGACGTTTCACCCTTCACGAGCGCCTGTTCGCCCTCGTTGTCCTTGGTGCACTTCGGCAAATCCTTCACCGACGACACCACATCCAAACCAGACGAGGCTACTTCGACAATTTTTTCGGTTGTCCCCTGCTCACCGCAAGCAGCGAAAAATATAAGTGACGGAATAATCCAGACGAGAGAAGGGAGGCTTTTCATAATTCACCTTTATCCCTAAGGAGGGAATTTTTCTTTGAACGGGAATTTTTTATTTAACAAGATCCACTATTTGCGAAGCCGAAAGCTTTGAAACCGCCTTTACATGGGCCGCTTCCGCATCACGACCCACACCTTGGGGCTGTTCCACCAGCTCATTTTCGCCATACCTTAATTTAATCGTCGCACGCGAAGTGCAAAGACTACGGGAAGAATTCATCTTGTCGCTGAACTCCAGCGAAGCAGAAATTTCAGGAAGACCAGCACGGTCCACAATGGAAAGCCCTGCATCGGTCAAGAACTTCTGAAGCGCCCCACATTCGGCCGGGGCACCGCTACACACGAGGCGGAACGACTTGCCCGTTTTCTGAGCGCCGTAGCTAACCGTCTTGTTCTGCAAAGCGGACTGGCGAACAAACTTAAAGTTCATATCGGCATGGACCGTCACCTCACCCGCCGGCTTCAGCTTTTTCGTTCCCTTCAGCTTGAATGTAGCAACGCCATCGGCTCCGGTTTTTGCATTCAAGACGTCTTTCTTGTCTTGGGAGAGCACCAGCGGAAAATTCGCAATCGGCCCCGCAAAGTCAGAAACCGTAACACGCAACATTCCATCTGCCTCGGAAACTTCAAGATTCACCGTCTGCATCGACGAAATCAAGAATTCCGTCAACTCGCCGAGCGTCGATTCCAATCGAAATTCCTTCGGAACTTTCTGCACATACGAAAGATTTTCAAGCAGTTCGTCGTAGGTGCGAGCAAGTTTTTCAAGGACAATCATGTCGCCTTCCATCTTGCGATAGTCGCGGTCAAGCATATCCAGGCGAATCAGGGAATCCTTCGACTTCATCTGCGACCGAGCCTGCTCCAGGTCCAAGAGGATCTTGGATGCAAGCTGATCCAAATCAACGGAAACCGTAGATTGAAACATTCCGTTCTTCTTGGGGCCGACTTGAACCTTCGCGCCTTTCAAAAGAACGTTGGTCGAAACGGATTTTTTGCTATCTGCAGTCGATTCGATTGAACCATCGGCGTTTTCAACCGTATGAGTTTCAAACGAGGACTTCACCTGCGCACCCACCTGCAGGGCAACGCCCTCAAGCGCTTTCTTGTCAGCATCTTTCTGCGACACCTTGGATGTCGCCGTGTAGGTAACGATGTTTGCGGCAAGCGCAAAACTCGCCGAAGCCAGCACACAAAAGATTGATTTCAACATTTTCATATTTACCTCTGAGGCATACCCCCTTCAAGTTTACTTCGGCCCTTCGGCAAGCTCAGGGGCCTTATTCAACTTTACTTGATTTCCAGAATAATCAGTTTCTTGGTGATATTCTGCTTATGGACCTTGGCAAGGCCAGCAAGGCCCTCGACAAATTCGCCATACACCATCTGGGCGTCTTCGAACTTGTCCGGATCCGCATAAATCAACAAGTCGTAGGTGTTACGGCTCATCGAAATCACCTGCATCTTGTTAAACTTCTTGCGAATCTGTAAAGACACGATGTTCGAAATCTCTTCGGCCTGGTCATCGGTGAATTCGCCCGTCAAGTGAGCCACCACCTTGTACTGAACGCCAAGTTCCTGTTGCGCGGCCAGGCGATCGCGGACCTTGTTTTCAAGTTTCACGATAGCCGATTCCATCGCACGTTGCACTAGTACACGCTGCGATTCGTCGCCTTCGTTTTTCATGCGGACCGATTCGCTCGCCAAAAGATTCGCCGTCGAAGCTTCGCTTGCGTTCAGGTCCACCACGATGTCGCCTTCCTGAATGCTGCCCGCATAGGTAATATTGATATCGGCGCCCACAGAAAGGCCCGCCACATACGAAAGATCTTCATCATTACCCGCAATATCGGACTGCAGCTGCACAACCTCATCGAGCTGCGCCTGGCTTTCGAGCCCCACCACCGTATAGCCACGGGAAGTCAAATAGGCGTTAATGACTTCCATAGCCGTCTTTGCCAGCGGATTACGACGAATGACATCGATAGATCCCGTCATCTTACCCGAAAGCGCCGGGCTTACCAAAACCGTAGGGGCGCTGCGGAAAGTCGCATTCGAAAGTTGCATCGAAGGAGCATCAGCGGCACCTGCAGAAGCACCTGTGGCCGACTTGGAAGCCACGGGATCGTCGCCCGGAACCTCTGCATACGCATCATTTGCCCTAGCGCGAACCTCGTCATTGTTATTGGCAGGCGGGCTGCTTGCGCAGGCAGCAAGGAAAGCCGCAGTCATAGCACCGTAAATCAGCTTTTTCATATTCATATTCCTTCTGTTAAAATTCTTCGCGTCCGGTTATTCGTGCGAAAGGCCGCCGCTCTGTTTCAGGCGAGTGTACTCCTGATCGGGGGGCACAACGGAATTTCTA encodes:
- the recA gene encoding recombinase RecA — its product is MAKKTTTPTSNLSADKAKAVEAAIAQIEKNYGKGSIMALGQQPVEDIPVIPTGCIQLDMALGVGGFPRGRIIEIYGPESSGKTTLTLHAIAEAQKLGGVAAFIDAEHAFDAVYARKLGVDIESLLVSQPDTGEQALDIAETLVRSGAIDIIVIDSVAALVPQAEINGEMGDNHVGLQARLMSQALRKLTGILSKSNTCMLFINQLRMKIGVMFGNPETTTGGNALKFYATQRIDIRRIAAIKDGEEVIGNRTRVKVVKNKVAAPFTQCEFDILYGCGISREASILDLATELDIIQKSGSWFSYNNERIGQGRENTRLFLKDNTELCNEIEQKIRESMKDVELFKLNEGDSIEADDSETVSVEEDA
- a CDS encoding FISUMP domain-containing protein — translated: MKSLPSLVWIIPSLIFFAACGEQGTTEKIVEVASSGLDVVSSVKDLPKCTKDNEGEQALVKGETSVRVCVDGKWFATVVKDTSDNEFSCKTKELKDKSGLKIICNGDSIGVVYNGKEGAQGIQGEKGDKGDAGEQGVQGEKGEPGIQGEQGIPGEQGKQGKTGKQGEQGIQGEKGDPGEQGEKGETGDKGDTGTGCSIVEQTDSTVTIKCGEKSVVLNLGTKGGSDIVDTLELDSEKIAISLDTLTGFSQKGPFLKGSSVYLYELSDGHTLKQTNGNFTSVITSDSGRYRFQSRDLVSQYALIVVDGKYRNEVTGKPTATNIKLQAYTNMLMRKSANVNLLTHLEKDRVYNLVTQKNMTVRAAKKQAQGEIFKQFHFDTAGLKGESEDLDVFGKTDADAALLAISILLQRDSSETDLSVLLTDVSGDMETDGKWNGNGAAAVKATIADWVTTGDDAGKLALYRSNVEGWGLTKEVPHFEKFMRRFASVENGLGVCGSDSTPVGYVKQVTNAKSNYNAPDYAAINGKGGSIRFICVDADSAKWRVATDIEKDTMGWGHDFDDGDVRNGIINTATTYVYQNDNWRLGTYLDSVFVHEVDGGYACLENGYSTFKYKGDYYYCRGSWEKASELYNDTFESRDSCKTGGYYSNSALKTGRVSGKMYVCDNGAFRYADVDEIDLHKGCASYNEGESYSPEDQLSYYTCTTDGWVFDIEKNSGTLVDERDGKTYRIETIGNQVVMAENLNYEYPHVVYSDSYANGCGSDSCEIYGRFYKWYAAVDAGLEYSEGVDCLLSSGTECRVTAKPARGVCPEGWHIPDENEWKTLYGYMGDSPYAMQAKGFAGSDSALDTYGFSALASGWGTEHCSYFDKTCPYSFHDPDITGFWSTDHNESSGYVMMFLLYRDSAIIGGNPEDYMFPVRCFKD
- a CDS encoding DUF6175 family protein — translated: MKKLIYGAMTAAFLAACASSPPANNNDEVRARANDAYAEVPGDDPVASKSATGASAGAADAPSMQLSNATFRSAPTVLVSPALSGKMTGSIDVIRRNPLAKTAMEVINAYLTSRGYTVVGLESQAQLDEVVQLQSDIAGNDEDLSYVAGLSVGADINITYAGSIQEGDIVVDLNASEASTANLLASESVRMKNEGDESQRVLVQRAMESAIVKLENKVRDRLAAQQELGVQYKVVAHLTGEFTDDQAEEISNIVSLQIRKKFNKMQVISMSRNTYDLLIYADPDKFEDAQMVYGEFVEGLAGLAKVHKQNITKKLIILEIK